A part of Pristiophorus japonicus isolate sPriJap1 chromosome 15, sPriJap1.hap1, whole genome shotgun sequence genomic DNA contains:
- the LOC139225896 gene encoding histone H2B 1/2-like codes for MPDEKKPVTAKKGAKKTIKKTSPKGGKKRRKLRKENYSFYIHKVMKQVRPDTSISSKAMGIMNSFVNDIFEHIADEASRLAHYNKRHTISSREISTVLRLLLPGELAKHAVLEGTKAVTKYTSSK; via the coding sequence ATGCCTGATGAAAAGAAACCAGTTACTGctaagaaaggcgccaagaaaaccatcaagaaaacatcaccgaagggcggcaagaagcgcagaaagttgaGGAAGGAGAATTACTCCTTCTACAtccacaaagtgatgaagcaggttcgccCCGACAccagcatctcctccaaggccatgggcatcatgaactccttTGTGAATGATATTTTTGAGCACATCGCggatgaggcttcccgcctggcccattacaacaagcgccacaccatcagctcccgggagatctcgACCGTCTTGCGCCTGCTGctacccggggagctggccaagcacgccgtgttggAAGGGACAAAGgcagtgaccaagtacaccagctccaaataA